In Rhodococcus pseudokoreensis, the DNA window CCCGCATCAGCTGCCCCGCGTCCGTCACCGGCTCGTCTACGGCGGTGCGCTGGACGGATTCGACAGCTATGAGGACGCCGTGACGGCGCAGTCGGCCGCACCGCTCGATTCGCAGCCCCGCGGACAGGACATGCTGTACTCGTCGGGCACCACCGGCAGGCCCAAGGGGATCAAACCCGCACTCCCCGAAGGGGAAGTGAACACGACGACGGACCCGTACACGGCGGTGTTCGCCCCGATGTACGGATTCGATTCCGACACCGTCTATCTGTGCCCGGCACCTCTGTATCACGCCGCGCCGCTGCGCTTCTGCGGCACCATCACCTCCGTCGGCGGCACGATCGTGCTGATGGACCGTTTCGACGCCGAGGAATCGCTGCGGCTCATCGAGGAATACCGGGTGACCCACAGTCAGTGGGTTCCGACGATGTTCGTCCGGATGCTCAAGCTGCCGAAGGACGTTCGCGACAAATTCGACGTGTCGAGCCTGAAGGCGGCGATCCACGCGGCGGCGCCGTGCCCGCCCGACGTGAAGCGGTCGATGATCGACTGGTGGGGTCCGGTCGTTCACGAGTACTACGCCTCCACCGAGGGCGCCGGCGCCACGTTCATCGACAGCGCCCAGGCGCTCGCCAAGCCCGGGTCGGTGGGCCACGACGGGGTCATGGGCATCGTCCACATCTGCGACGACACCGGCGCCGACGTCCCCGTCGGCGATGTCGGAACCGTCTACTGGGAACGGGAGGAACGACCGTTCGAATACCACAACGACCCCGCGAAGACCGACTCCGCGACGCACCCCGACCACCCGACGTGGACCACGAGCGGCGACATCGGGTACATCGACTCCGGCCGCTTTCTCTACCTCACGGACCGTGCCGCGTTCATGATCATCTCGGGCGGAGTGAACATCTACCCGCAGGAGTCGGAGAACGTTCTCACCATGCATCCCAAGGTGTTCGACGTCGCCGTGATCGGCGTCCCCGACGAGGAGATGGGCGAACAGGTCAAAGCCGTCGTGCAACTCGTCGACGGGGTGGAGCCGTCGGACGCCGTCGCCCGCGAGCTACTCGACTACGTGCGGGAGCGGGTCAGTCACTACAAGGCGCCGCGCAGCATCGACTTCTCCGACGACCTGCCGCGCACCCCCACCGGCAAACTCGTCAAGCACAAACTCCGCGCGCGGTACCTGAACGCCGGCTGAACCCCCGACCGTCACCTGTCCCGCGCCGCACCACAGCGCGGGCAGGTGCTCGCGGTGCGGTCGGTGAGGAACAAGCCGCAGTCGGGGCACACACGGTCGAGCCAGCACACCGGATCGCCGCCGAGGTCGTCGTCCGGCTCGGCGAGGGGCAGGGCCTCGTCGCCGGGAGACGTCACAACCGATCCAGCATGTATTCGGCGAGGACCTCGGCATGGCTGTGACTGACGTCCTTCGTCGCGGTGAGCAGAACGATCGGCCGCCCCTGCGCCAGTTCCTGCACCCGTGCGACCGCCTTCCGGCCGGTCGGCGAATCGAGCTCGTGGACGTACCGCTCGCGGAACTCGCTGAACGCGGCGACGTCGTGCGAGTACCAATGACGCAACTCCGTCGACGGCGCCAGGTCCTTGGCCCAGTCGTCGAAATGGAACGCGTCCTTGCGCAGCCCCCGCGGCCACAGCCGGTCCACGAACAGTCGCAGTCCGTCGCCCTCGGTCGGATGGTCGTAGACCCGCTCGACGATCACCGGCGGATCCGCGGTGACGTCCTCCGCGCTCCGTTCCTTCGGTTTGCTCATGGCCGAACCTCCGCTTCCTTGCGGCTGTCTACCGTCAGACTACGACGAATCGCCCTGTGATCGGGTTCACAAACGAGCAGAAAGATCTGTGAGAACGACTGTTCGGACTCGATTCAGACGCGTACGCACGGCGTTCTCTGTTCCCTACGTCACGCGTTCTCTGGCTACTATCAGCTAACTCAGTCGAATCGGGGGAATTTTTTTCCGCTCATCATCGGTTGATCGCCGCTCGTCGCGGCACACACACCATCTACCGCAGGAAGTCGATACATGGATACATCGCAGAGCGCGTCCACCGCGCGCCCGACGATCGGTGTCGTTCGGGAGTCGAACGACGGTGAGCGTCGGGTGGCGTTGGTGCCGAAGATCGTGGCGTCGTTGATCGCCAAGGGCGTCGACGTGGTGGTCGAGTCGGGTGCCGGGTTGGGCGCGTTGATTCCGGACGAGTTGTACACCGGGGTGGGCGCGAAGATCGCCGACCCGTGGTCGGCGGAGGTGATCGTGAAGGTCGCGCCGCCGTCGGACGAGGAAGTCGGCCGGTTGCGCGCCGGGCAGACGTTGATCGGGTTCCTCGCCCCGCGTAATCAGGACAATCAGGTGGCCGCGCTGAAGGCGGCCGGGGTGCAGGCCTTCGCGGTCGAGGCGATCCCGCGCATCTCCCGCGCCCAGGTGATGGACGCGTTGTCGTCGCAGGCGAACGTGTCCGGCTACAAGTCGGTGCTGTTGGCGGCGTCGGAGTCGACCCGGTTCTTCCCGATGCTGACCACCGCCGCGGGCACCGTGAAGCCGGCGACGGTGCTGGTCCTCGGGGTCGGTGTCGCCGGCCTGCAGGCCCTGGCCACGGCGAAGCGGCTCGGCGGGAGGGCCACCGGCTACGACGTGCGCCCCGAGGTCGCCGACCAGGTCCGCTCGGTCGGTGCGCAGTGGCTCGATCTGGGGATCGACGCCGCCGGTGAGGGCGGCTACGCCCGCGAACTCACCGAGGACGAGCGGGCGCAGCAGCAGCAGGCCCTGGAAAACGCGATCAAGGGGTTCGACGTGGTCATCACCACCGCCCTGGTCCCGGGCCGCCCGGCACCCCGGTTGGTGACCGCCGCCGCGGTGGAGGGCATGAAACCGGGATCGGTGGTGGTCGACCTGGCCGGCGAGACCGGCGGCAACTGCGAGCTCACCGAACCCGGTCAGACCGTCGTCAAGCACGGGGTGACGATCTGCTCGCCGCTGAACCTGCCCGCGTCCATGCCCGAGCACGCCTCCGAGCTGTACTCGAAGAACATCTCCGCGCTGCTGGAGTTGATGCTCGTCGACGGCGCGCTGGCGCCCGATTTCTCGGACGAGGTCCTCGCCGCGTCCTGCGTCACCCGTGAGGAGGGTGTGTCCTAGATGTATACCGAATTGTTGGCGAACATCGCGATCCTGGTGTTGTCCGGGTTCGTGGGGTTCGCGGTGATCTCGAAGGTCCCGAACACGTTGCATACCCCGCTGATGTCGGGGACGAACGCGATCCACGGCATCGTGGTGCTCGGCGCCCTGGTGGTGCTCGGCAAGGTCGAGAACCCGCCGTGGGGCCTGCAGGTGATCCTGTTCGTGGCGTTGGTGTTCGGAACGATCAACGTGGTCGGTGGTTTCGTGGTGACCGACCGGATGCTGGGCATGTTCAAGTCCAAGCCCGCCGCCCCCGCCGCCGCTGTGTCTGAGAAGGGTGGGGACCGGTAATGGAGTACCTCGTCAACGTGCTCTACATCGTGGCGTTCTCGATGTTCATCTACGGTCTGATGGGCCTGACCGGCCCGAAGACCGCGGTCCGCGGTAACCAGATCGCCGCGGTCGGTATGGGGGTGGCGGTGGTCGCGACCCTGATCTCGATCCGCGACACCTCGAACTGGGTGCTGATCGTCGCCGGTCTGGTGATCGGTGTGGTCCTCGGTGTGCCGCCGGCGTTGCGGACGAAGATGACCGCGATGCCGCAGTTGGTGGCGTTGTTCAACGGTGTCGGTGGCGGCACCGTCGCGCTGATCGCGTATGCGGAGTTCCTGGATTCGGACGGGTTCACCGCGTTCTCGCACGGGGAGTCGCCGACGGTGCACATCGTGATCGCCTCGTTGTTCGCGGCGGTCATCGGGTCGATCTCGTTCTGGGGCAGCGTGATCGCGTTCCTGAAGCTGCAGGAGACGCTGCCGGGCCGGCCGATCGGCATCGGCAAACTGCAGCAACCCCTCAATGCGGTGCTACTTGTCGGGGCGGTCGCGTTGGCGGTGGCGATCGGGATCAAGGCGATCGACCCGACCGGACCCACCTCCCAGTGGTGGATCGTCGGGGTGCTGGTGCTGGCGGCGGTGCTCGGGTTGATGGTGGTGCTGCCGATCGGCGGCGCCGACATGCCCGTCGTCATTTCGCTGCTGAACGCGCTGACCGGTCTGTCCGCGGCCGCGGCGGGTCTGGCCCTCAATAATCAGGCGATGATCGTGGCCGGCATGATCGTCGGCGCGTCGGGTTCGATCCTGACGAACCTGATGGCGAAGGCGATGAACCGGTCCATCCCGGCGATCGTGGCCGGCGGGTTCGGTGGCGGCGGCGCGGCGGCGGCGGTCGGGGACGGCACCGCGAAGACGGCGAAGGCCACCTCGGCGGCGGACGCGGCGATCCAGATGGCGTACGCCAACCAGGTCATCGTCGTCCCCGGCTACGGGTTGGCGGTGGCGCAGGCCCAGCACGCGGTCAAGGACATGGCCAAGCTGCTCGAGGCGAAGGGTGTGGAGGTCAAGTACGCGATCCACCCGGTCGCGGGCCGGATGCCCGGGCACATGAATGTGCTGCTGGCGGAGGCGGACGTCGAGTACGACGCGATGAAGGAAATGGACGACATCAACGACGAGTTCTCGCGGACCGATGTCACCCTGGTGATCGGCGCGAACGATGTCACCAACCCGGCCGCCCGGAATGATCCGTCGTCGCCGATCCACGGGATGCCGATCCTGAATGTGGATCAGTCGAAGTCGGTGATCGTGCTGAAGCGGTCGATGAATTCCGGGTTCGCGGGCATCGACAACCCGCTGTTCTTCGCGGACACCACCTCGATGCTGTTCGGGGACGCGAAGAAGTCGGTTTCCGAGGTCACCGAGGAACTCAAGGCCCTGTAGGCCCTCCGGGCCCGTGCGTGGTCGGCGAGTGCAGAGACTCGTTAACCACGCACGGGCGGCGGAGCCGCCTACAGGTGCCGGGAGAAGGCGATGGCCGCGGTGTCGGGCCTGCGCTCTTCGCGCTCGGCCGCGACGGGGGAGTACAGCATCAGGGTGGACGCGAGCGCCCACCAGATCGCGAAGATGATCAGACTGGCCGCGAGGCCGAAGATACCGGTGGACTCGACGAGCGCAGCGGCGCCCGAGACGCCGAGGACGACGGCGAAACCGAGACCCGCGATGACGGGCCGGAACCGGGGCGCCGACACCAGCAGCGCGGAACCGTACAGAGCAGTGACGGCGACGACGTGCCCGCTCGGCAGCAGCACGGACGGCGCATCCGATTCCCAGGCCCGCACGGCCGCGCTGGTGAGATTCGCGCCGATACACAGCAGCAGTACCGCAGCCATGCCGTACGAGAGTTTTCGCATCGCCGCGACGATGGCGAGAACGACGGCCGCTGCGAGGACCGTCGTGACGTCGATCGCCTGGATCACGGGTTCGGCGACGGGTCGGAGTGCCTCCGGGAGGACGAGACCCGACGATTCGGGGCGGATGAGGTACAGCGCGCACAGTGCCACCACACCCGCCGCGGCGAAGGCGAGGCGACGAACACTGTGACGAAGCCTGCTAGTCGATTCGGTCACGACACACAGTGTGCCAACCGACGCTGAGTGATCCATGAGCGGCCGCTGTGAGGTCGGTGAACGGTCGTCGTCGTGCGACGAGCGTGCGTCCCGATCTCGCGCGGGCGCCGCACCCATCGGAGTAACGTCGTCGTGGACCGATCTCGAATCGTCTTTCCGCGTGAATACACACGAAGTGACCGATATGAGTGGACGGATCTCGCGCCGATCGTTCCTGCGGGCGGCAGCGCTCGGCGGTGGGCTGGGTGCGGTGTCGGCCGGTTCGGCGAGCGCGTTCCCTTTCGACATCGATCCGCTGCGACCGTTGATGTTCTCGTCGCCGCCGATCGAGCCGTATCGTGATCGGCTGCCGATCCTGCCGACGATGTCCGGGACACGCATCGACGTGCGGGCGAGCAGCACGATGCATTCGTTCCACGCCGACCTGGCGCCCTCGCCGGCGCTGGCGTACAGCGGCGCGGACTATCTCGGCGCGACGATCGAGGCACACGTCGATCAGCCGACGACGATCGCGTTCCGGAACGACATCACCGTCCACCCGTTCGCCGTCGATTTCGACCCGTCGCTGCACGGGCTGAGCGAACGGGACCGCACCGAGGTGCCCACGGCGACGCATCTGCACGGCGGGGTGAACCCGCCCCAGTTCGACGGGCACCCGGAGCTGGTGTTCCGGCCGGGCGAGGAGTACCTCCACCAACTTCCGAACCGTCAGGACGCGGCCGGACTCTGGTATCACGACCACGCCATGGGGGTGACGAGGCTCAACATCTACGCGGGCCTGGTCGGGCTGTACCTGCTGCGGGACGACTTCGACACCGGGCGCGCCGACAACCCGCTGGGTCTGCCGGCAGGGGAGTTCGAGGTGCCGCTCGTGCTGCAGGAGAAGATGTTCACCGCCGGTGGCAGGCAGCGGGTCCGCTCGACGCCCACCGTGCCGCAGGGGAGCTGGGAAGGGGGCGCAGTCGGCGATGTCGGGGTCGTGAACGGAAAGGTGTGGCCGGAACTCGACGTTGCCCGTGGCCTGTACCGGTTGCGGCTCGTCAACGCGGGTTCGCTGAGCGTGTGGAATCTGTATTTCGGCAACCGCATGCGGTTCTGGGTCATCGGCGGCGACAGTGGGTTGCTCGACGCCCCCGTCGCGGTGACGCGGGTGCGGTTGAGCCCGGCCGAGCGGGTCGACCTGCTCGTCGACTTCGGCGCGCTGGAACCGGGGTCGACGGTGGAACTCTGCAACGACGAGCCACCGCCGTTCCAGGCCGCGCTGATCGGCGAGCGCACGATGCCGCGGTTCTGCCGGTTCCGGGTGGGCACCGCCCGCGGCTTCACCGGTGTGCCGCCTTCGACGTTGCGCGGGGGTCCCGGGCAGCCGGAGTTGCTGCCGCCGATTCCGCGACCCCAGGTCTTCCGGGACGTCACCCTCAGCCAGCCGAGCGACGTGCGCCTGCCGCCGTCGATCATGTCCCTGAACAATCTCCGCTATTCGACCGAGGACATCGAGTTGCCGCGCCAGGGGACGGTGGAGCAGTGGAACATCATCAACGCGACCAATGATCCGCATCCGGTGCATCTTCATCTCGCGAACTTCCGGGTGCTGGGGCGTCAGGTCATCGAGACGCTTCGGTTCGCGCTCGCCACCCCGCAGCCGCCGCTCGGAATCCGCTGGACGCCGTCGGCCGACGCGTTCACCATCTCGCCGCTCGCGCCCGCGGAACCGTGGGAGCGGGGGTTCAAGGACACGGTCCTGGCGAACGCGAACTCCATCACCAGGATCATCGTCCGGTTCCCGACCGCGGAGTCGCTGGGCTTCGATCCCGACGCGGTGTTCGGGCACGGATCACACGACGCCCACGGTCACGGTGCCGGCGGTGGTCCGCGATCACTGCAGGGTTACGTGTGGCACTGTCACATCCTCGACCACGAGGATCACGACATGATGCTGAGGTACCGCACCGTCGCGTGAGGTTCAGGTGCGCCGGACCACCCCCGCGCACGTGGCGGCCACCAGCACACAGACCAGTGGCACCACCATCGCGACGGTGAGCGGAACCACCTGGGTGATCCAGCCGATGGTGGCCGGTCCGGCGAGGAATCCGACGTACCCCAGCCCGACGACGCGGGACATGTTGGTGCCGGCGGAACCCGCGCCGAGGTTGCCCGCGGCGGTGAAGATCTGGGGGACGCAGCCCGACAGTCCCAGGCCGAACAGCGCCCAGCCGAGGATCGTGAGCGGGAGCAGCCCCGAGACGAGGACGAGCAGCATGCCGAGCGCCGCGATCAGGGTGCCGTAGCGGACGACGGCGACGGGGCCGAGCGCGGCGCTCACGCGGTCCGCCGTGAACCGGCCCACCGTCATCATCACCGAGAAGGCGCCGAACGCGAGGGCGGCGACGGAATCCGATGTTCCGAGGTGTTCCTTGACCTGCAGGGTGCTCCAGTCGTTCGCGACACCCTCCGACAGCATGAGGACGAAGGCGATGCCGCCGAGCGCGAGCACCCGCGCGGACAGTCGTCCGTGAGCCGTCTCGGCGTGCGCGGGGTCGTGCCGCGAGCGGGGACGGTCCGCCATCAGCCGGCGGGAGCACGCGGCGACGGTGACGACCCCGATGCAGCCGGCGACCAGCAGCGCCGTCAGTGGTGCCCATCCGGCGGCGAGTGTCGCCGCCCCGAGCAGTGACCCCGCCACCCCGCCTACGGAGAACAGGGCGTGGAATGCCGACATGATCGGCCGTCGATATCGCTGCTCGACTTCGACGGCCTGGGAGTTCATCGACACGTCCAGTGCGCCGTTGGCGAATCCGAACACGAGCAGGGCGAGACCGAGTTGCCAGGCAGTGGACGCCAGCCCTGGACCCAGGGTGGCGACCGATAGGGCGAGTCCGGCGACGATAACCATCCGCCTGCTGCCGAACCGGTCGGCCAGGGGGCCGCTGACCTGCATGCCGCCGATCGCACCGACCGCCATCAGGAGCAGCAGTGAACCCAGCGTGGAGTGGCTGATGCCGGTCCGGTGCTCGATCGCCGGGATGTGCACGACCCACATGCCCAGCAGGAACCCGTTGATCCCGAAGATCCCGAACGTTCCCGCCCTGGCCCGGCGCAGCGGCTCGGCCACCGGCACACGCTTGTCGACCGGGGACGCTCGGGAAGTGCTCACCGACCAAACGTACCGAGGATCAGAGGTGCGCGAGCAGTGAGGCGGGATCGTGCAGCATGGCCGCGACGGACGACAGGAACCTCGACCCCTGCTCGCCGTCGACCACCCGGTGGTCGAACGACACGCTCAACGTGGTGACCCATCGCACCGCGAGTTCGCCCTCGTGCACCCACGGTCTCTTGCCGACGCTGCCGAGGCACAGGATGGCTGCCTCGCCGGGGTTGAGGATGGGCGTGCCCGTGTCGACGCCGAACACCCCGACGTTGGTGATCGACACCGTGCCGCCGGTCAGCTGTGCGGGTTCGGCCTTGCCGCTGCGTGCGGTCGCGGTCAGTTCGGTGATCGCGCGGCACAATTCGACCAGGCTCAGCGACTGCGCCTCCTTGATGTTGGGGACCATCAGGCCGCGGGGTGTGGCCGCGGCGATACCGAGATTGACGTAGTGCTTGGTGACGATCTCCTGATTCTCCTCGTCCCAGGACGCGTTGAGGCTCGGGTTCGCCCGCAACGCGACGATCATCGCCTTCGCGACCAGGCTCAGCGGGGTCACCGACAGTCCCTCGAATTCGGGGAGGTCCCGCAGACGGTCGAGCAGTTCCACCGAGCGCGTCACGTCGATGGTCACGAATTCGGTGACGTGCGGGGCCGTGAACGCGCTGCGGACCATCGCCGCCGCCGTCTGCTTGCGGACGCCGCGAATCGGGGTGCGGGTCTCGCGCTGCACCGTCTCCGCAGTCCCCGAAGGTTCCGGCGGCACCGACTGCCCGGCGTGGGATTCCACGTCGTTCCTGGTGACGGCACCGGACGGTCCCGTTCCCGCGACGACCGCGAGGTCGATCCCGCGTTCACGGGCCGCGAGCCGGGCGGCCGGCGACGCGTCAGGGCGCCGACCGTCCGTGCGGGCAGCCTCCGGGCGGCCAGTCTCCGGGCCGACGGATCGCCGCCGGGCGCGCTTGCTCTCGGCGGCGGCTTCGGGCCCGTACCCCACAAGAACCGGTGTGCGCGCGGGAGCCTCCGGGGTGGCCGCGTCCGTCGCGATCCGGATGATCGGCGTCCCCACCGGCACCGTCGCACCCGGGGCGACCAGCAGTTCCTCCACGACACCCGGATACGGCGAGGGCAACTCGACGAGCGCCTTCGCCGTCTCGACTTCGCCGATCACCTGATTGAGTTCGATCGTCTGGCCCACCTCCACGGCCCAGGAGACCAGTTCGGCCTCCGTCAGTCCCTCACCGAGATCGGGTAGGCGAAATTCCTGCGCCAACGGACGGCTCCTCT includes these proteins:
- a CDS encoding AMP-binding protein, which encodes MFPGNFVATTPDKPAVIRPSTGERLTYRELDERSTRLARHLRSLGLKVGDHLALVSSNDLRVLEVYWAALRSGLYITVVNWHLTPEEAGYVVDDCGAEVLIVSADAGGAVPRDPHQLPRVRHRLVYGGALDGFDSYEDAVTAQSAAPLDSQPRGQDMLYSSGTTGRPKGIKPALPEGEVNTTTDPYTAVFAPMYGFDSDTVYLCPAPLYHAAPLRFCGTITSVGGTIVLMDRFDAEESLRLIEEYRVTHSQWVPTMFVRMLKLPKDVRDKFDVSSLKAAIHAAAPCPPDVKRSMIDWWGPVVHEYYASTEGAGATFIDSAQALAKPGSVGHDGVMGIVHICDDTGADVPVGDVGTVYWEREERPFEYHNDPAKTDSATHPDHPTWTTSGDIGYIDSGRFLYLTDRAAFMIISGGVNIYPQESENVLTMHPKVFDVAVIGVPDEEMGEQVKAVVQLVDGVEPSDAVARELLDYVRERVSHYKAPRSIDFSDDLPRTPTGKLVKHKLRARYLNAG
- a CDS encoding NAD(P)(+) transhydrogenase (Re/Si-specific) subunit beta — its product is MEYLVNVLYIVAFSMFIYGLMGLTGPKTAVRGNQIAAVGMGVAVVATLISIRDTSNWVLIVAGLVIGVVLGVPPALRTKMTAMPQLVALFNGVGGGTVALIAYAEFLDSDGFTAFSHGESPTVHIVIASLFAAVIGSISFWGSVIAFLKLQETLPGRPIGIGKLQQPLNAVLLVGAVALAVAIGIKAIDPTGPTSQWWIVGVLVLAAVLGLMVVLPIGGADMPVVISLLNALTGLSAAAAGLALNNQAMIVAGMIVGASGSILTNLMAKAMNRSIPAIVAGGFGGGGAAAAVGDGTAKTAKATSAADAAIQMAYANQVIVVPGYGLAVAQAQHAVKDMAKLLEAKGVEVKYAIHPVAGRMPGHMNVLLAEADVEYDAMKEMDDINDEFSRTDVTLVIGANDVTNPAARNDPSSPIHGMPILNVDQSKSVIVLKRSMNSGFAGIDNPLFFADTTSMLFGDAKKSVSEVTEELKAL
- a CDS encoding Re/Si-specific NAD(P)(+) transhydrogenase subunit alpha, whose protein sequence is MDTSQSASTARPTIGVVRESNDGERRVALVPKIVASLIAKGVDVVVESGAGLGALIPDELYTGVGAKIADPWSAEVIVKVAPPSDEEVGRLRAGQTLIGFLAPRNQDNQVAALKAAGVQAFAVEAIPRISRAQVMDALSSQANVSGYKSVLLAASESTRFFPMLTTAAGTVKPATVLVLGVGVAGLQALATAKRLGGRATGYDVRPEVADQVRSVGAQWLDLGIDAAGEGGYARELTEDERAQQQQALENAIKGFDVVITTALVPGRPAPRLVTAAAVEGMKPGSVVVDLAGETGGNCELTEPGQTVVKHGVTICSPLNLPASMPEHASELYSKNISALLELMLVDGALAPDFSDEVLAASCVTREEGVS
- a CDS encoding DUF488 domain-containing protein; this translates as MSKPKERSAEDVTADPPVIVERVYDHPTEGDGLRLFVDRLWPRGLRKDAFHFDDWAKDLAPSTELRHWYSHDVAAFSEFRERYVHELDSPTGRKAVARVQELAQGRPIVLLTATKDVSHSHAEVLAEYMLDRL
- a CDS encoding MFS transporter; the protein is MAEPLRRARAGTFGIFGINGFLLGMWVVHIPAIEHRTGISHSTLGSLLLLMAVGAIGGMQVSGPLADRFGSRRMVIVAGLALSVATLGPGLASTAWQLGLALLVFGFANGALDVSMNSQAVEVEQRYRRPIMSAFHALFSVGGVAGSLLGAATLAAGWAPLTALLVAGCIGVVTVAACSRRLMADRPRSRHDPAHAETAHGRLSARVLALGGIAFVLMLSEGVANDWSTLQVKEHLGTSDSVAALAFGAFSVMMTVGRFTADRVSAALGPVAVVRYGTLIAALGMLLVLVSGLLPLTILGWALFGLGLSGCVPQIFTAAGNLGAGSAGTNMSRVVGLGYVGFLAGPATIGWITQVVPLTVAMVVPLVCVLVAATCAGVVRRT
- a CDS encoding dihydrolipoamide acetyltransferase family protein encodes the protein MAQEFRLPDLGEGLTEAELVSWAVEVGQTIELNQVIGEVETAKALVELPSPYPGVVEELLVAPGATVPVGTPIIRIATDAATPEAPARTPVLVGYGPEAAAESKRARRRSVGPETGRPEAARTDGRRPDASPAARLAARERGIDLAVVAGTGPSGAVTRNDVESHAGQSVPPEPSGTAETVQRETRTPIRGVRKQTAAAMVRSAFTAPHVTEFVTIDVTRSVELLDRLRDLPEFEGLSVTPLSLVAKAMIVALRANPSLNASWDEENQEIVTKHYVNLGIAAATPRGLMVPNIKEAQSLSLVELCRAITELTATARSGKAEPAQLTGGTVSITNVGVFGVDTGTPILNPGEAAILCLGSVGKRPWVHEGELAVRWVTTLSVSFDHRVVDGEQGSRFLSSVAAMLHDPASLLAHL
- a CDS encoding multicopper oxidase family protein, with protein sequence MSGRISRRSFLRAAALGGGLGAVSAGSASAFPFDIDPLRPLMFSSPPIEPYRDRLPILPTMSGTRIDVRASSTMHSFHADLAPSPALAYSGADYLGATIEAHVDQPTTIAFRNDITVHPFAVDFDPSLHGLSERDRTEVPTATHLHGGVNPPQFDGHPELVFRPGEEYLHQLPNRQDAAGLWYHDHAMGVTRLNIYAGLVGLYLLRDDFDTGRADNPLGLPAGEFEVPLVLQEKMFTAGGRQRVRSTPTVPQGSWEGGAVGDVGVVNGKVWPELDVARGLYRLRLVNAGSLSVWNLYFGNRMRFWVIGGDSGLLDAPVAVTRVRLSPAERVDLLVDFGALEPGSTVELCNDEPPPFQAALIGERTMPRFCRFRVGTARGFTGVPPSTLRGGPGQPELLPPIPRPQVFRDVTLSQPSDVRLPPSIMSLNNLRYSTEDIELPRQGTVEQWNIINATNDPHPVHLHLANFRVLGRQVIETLRFALATPQPPLGIRWTPSADAFTISPLAPAEPWERGFKDTVLANANSITRIIVRFPTAESLGFDPDAVFGHGSHDAHGHGAGGGPRSLQGYVWHCHILDHEDHDMMLRYRTVA
- a CDS encoding NAD(P) transhydrogenase subunit alpha, with the translated sequence MYTELLANIAILVLSGFVGFAVISKVPNTLHTPLMSGTNAIHGIVVLGALVVLGKVENPPWGLQVILFVALVFGTINVVGGFVVTDRMLGMFKSKPAAPAAAVSEKGGDR